gtgttgtttcacaaaaaacactaaaaatgggtttgaatttggtgtatggttggtgaagatttctacaccaaaactcatttataGAGTAcagttggagatggtctaataaaacttctcctttttctctccatctccACAGTCGACGGTTTCACTCATCTTTTGTAGTTTTCTCTTTTGGAGGTTTCTCAATCCAAATCAATTCTACATTTTCAACATTTATGATtcttttttgataatttatccaaaatgaaatgaataacaacttttttttccgaagataaaatgaaataatctCTTATTTTAGGTGGTCTCATGTACGTTTCAGACTAGGTGTTGCAGGAGATGAGAGAGTGAGTAGTAGTTTCCTCAGATGGGATGTCTTAGAAGCATTGCACGACAATGTAGCTGCGCTGCAGAGTTCAATTTGGTTCTTGTGCAGTCCTTTTGTAATGGATGAATGTGAACACGCAAGTTCTAGTTCGTTTGCTTTGATGTTGTCTTTGCTCGTCTTTGTTTTGTATTTGAGGGTTTTACTGAAGGGTGGATGTATAGCTGTAGATGAAGAGTCTGTCATGACTATTCGAAAATTACTGGTGTGCTTCatagtttaatttgttacttCCCTAAATACTGTAAGCTAACTGTTTTACGTTGTGTGCTTTGTTAAAAAGTTGCTATCTCTGATTAGTATGTCTGTTTTTTTAGTGAACTAGTAAAAAAAGGCAACCATTCTTTGTGGTCCAAGCTCCTGCTTTATTAGGCATTTTTTAGCTTATCTATCCTTTGAGCTTAAACATGTTGTCCATTTGAACTTTTGAGAGAAAACACGGCACAACAAATACAAGTACATGATTGCTTCTCCAAGTCTTCAAGTACACACTCGTGCATACATATCTTTAAATtggatgaaaattttattttattaggttGCATTTTTAGTAACATGGGAGCTCATTTTATGCAGAAGGCGAAGAGAAAGGATCCTGCAGTCATATTCAGAAACCTACGATAGCCGTGTCCTACAAATGCACATCCCTGGCTCACCGCGAAGCCCCCGTACACAGAGGCTCCCGTAACGTACGACCACAATATTTCACCGGATGCAGCATCTACAGCGTAAACCGGCCCCGTCCCATAAGTGGAGCCGGCAAACATCACACCGTTGGCGATAGTGACAGGACCACTAGCAGGGGCCTTATCCGGAAGTGCGGTTGACCACAACACCTTCCCCCTCCCGGCCTCCATCGCAACCCACCCGCCCCCTGTCGTCACATTATTTGATGGCGCAAGCGTGAAATTCTGCTGATTGCTGTTGGCGATATTGGTGTAAACCCTCCTCGTGTCCGTAGCCGCTCCCCATGTCCCTCCTCCGGCAATTCCTCCCGGTCCAGCTTCCTGTATCagtataaaatatagaaactAAACTGTCGGGTTGCAAACTTATACCACATCAGAaagcaaaatttaaatttttgaaattaaactGTTGGGTGGAAACTCATCCCACACTAGggaacaaaaacataaaattttgaaattaaactGTTGGAGTGCAAACTCATCCCACATCAGAAAATAAGTGATTTCTTACAGTAGACCAGAGTATGTTTCCGTTTCCCCGGTCGAGTGCCCACGCATATCCGCTTTTCTGGACCGCAACGACCACGTCCTTCCTAGTGCCGTTGGTGTTTACGGTGAGCATCATTGGCGCTTCCCCAAAATCTGCGTCCGGGTTGGGGCCCTGGGGGCAGTTCGGGATGGAAGGATCGTTGCATGCGAAGAACCACACGTCGTATCCTCCGAGCTGTCTGAACCACCTGATCCGGCCCGAGTCTAAGTCGAGGGCTAGGATCGAGTCATAGTGGATGTCGGGGGCGATGCATTGCTCTGGTTGGGCCGGAACCGTCTGATTATCTTGCTTTACTTGGCAGTCCTCGACACTCTGAGGGACAGAGTAGAGATTCCCGGTGGCGATGTAGACATGGTTTCGTCGTTCATCGATGGAGGGGCTGCTGCCCCATATTGCAGCTCCAGCGTAGTCTCCTTGTCTTCCGTTGTTGTCCGGAAGCATATAAGTCTGCCATAGAATTGTTCCGGTCTTTATGTCTAGCTTCGCGAAGCTTCCTCGAAACGTGCAGCAGTTTTCGATGCTGGAGCCTTCTTCCAGTGAGGAAACGCCCACGTAGAAAGCTCTGAGACGTTGGGGatgatatgagttttaatgcaaatttgataaaaataagaaaaagatagaaagaaaaagaaaaagtagttggaatattaatattggaatatggggtccaccttgcaaaaaatagaaataaactaattttgtgggacggattaAAAGTTAGAGcacatttacaaaataatatatatgttcAATGCATCAGATTGATATGCACGTGGATTCACAAGAATTCGATCAAACGCTAGAAACaaaaattgtgtttaattggTCAACACGCAATATAGAGTCTAGATATGTCCTAGTCTGCAATTTCTTCTGGTTAATCATTAGATGATGACATGAATTCCGAACAGATGTACCTATTGTGGTAAGTTCCGGACATGGTTATAACAGAAGCAGGGTGTTTGTCGAGCTGTTGTTTCCATATGAGTTCTCCTGTAGCCCTGCAAACCGCAACAACATAAGCCGGGCCGTAAATGGCAAAGATGAGTTTGTCGTCAGCTACAGTAGGTGTGGCTCGAGCTAGCAAGGCGGTGGAGGAGTTAAGGGCGGTGAGCTTCTGCAGATTTTTCTTCCAAACAAGGGAGCCGTCAAGTTGTCTCACAGCGAAAATATGACCGTCCCAGCTGGGGAAATATACGACGCCTTCACAGATCGCGGGCGTGGCTGTTATGTCGTGTCCCGCGTTAAACTTCCACTTGAGACGGAGGTGGGCCGCGGTCGAAGGGCTGATCTTCTTCTCCCCCTCCGCGTATCTGTTGTTGAAGATATCGCCGCCGTGGTTTGCCCAGTTTCCTGCAGGGAGAGAATTCTGCAACTGCATTCATGCAAATTAcatgaaatactactatttaactagattttttttgtatgtttcATTGATTTGTAGTAAGAGATAAGACTTACTGATATATCACACTGTAGCAAACAGATTACTGAAATGAGGAGAATTCCATGATTAATGTGTGCCATGTGGAGTTGAGAGTTCTTAATGAGTACTATCATATTCATAATTCAGCTacaatttatacaaaataatcaatCTTCAACGGTTGACTTTTCATAACTAAATTGTTGCGCAGGAATTAAGCTGACAATAATATTAGATCAGAttggaattaattaagtatGTCTACCAAATGAAGAATCATTAGGAAACATGTGGATGTGTGTGTAAGTTGATCAAGCGGTAGAGAGGCTAATGTCTAAGGCTAATGTCTAAGACTAAAGGTTTCATGCTTGACTCCTATATGAGGGgcctataaatttaaatttatttactcataataaaatagaaaacatgtGGCTGCTAATTCCATCCACGGCCgaatcataataaaatagaaaacatgtGGCTGCTAATTCCATCCACGGCCGAAACTATGAGATTTGAGAAACTAATGTTTAATAAATGTTTATTAAGATAAGTAGAGAAATAAAACTTATAATTACTCATGTTAAAAGAGGAATTAAATGGGTTGTTTAATTTGGGACTATCCTATTCCTAACAATAATACGAATCAATTAACTTGTGATTGATGTTATATTTAACCTAAAAGGTCTTACTAGCCGGTTAGGCTAGTCCGAAATTCGATCTACTAGCCTAATTGACATCCGCACTTATATCATTAAAAGACTATAGAGTAAAAGTGAGAGGGATTTAAGATGGAATTATCAAACCTTAATTTGAAATTCTCTCTTAGCGTTTCATAAAACGTGTAGGACTTTTCTCTGCGATGATAAGcacatatttcttcatttgtttattaaaaaataactcaactgCGCCTTAAAAGTTAATTGAATAGTAACATACAATTGACAATTGCTTTAGCTAAGATTGCACGCATTCCTCTATTAACTAAGCAAAAGAGATTAACCTGGGtagttataacttatattaggGTAGTAGGTATatgtattatgtatatatttccTTGCTATTAAAGTCAGAGATCTAATCCTGTCAGcttatactattttaattcGGCAGTTTGATTATTATTCTAGAACACTTAACTGGGCCGGATTTTTTCAAGCCCAAGTAATTGGGCCGGACATATGCAAGCCTTATAAGTCTAGATTACTCCAAACATTCACAGATTAAATTAAGTTAGTACTCTAATCATGGAAATTGAACTTATTTGTTTATGTAAACCATGGCCCCACTGGCCAAGTTTTAATATCGGCCATCGgtcatataataaaatgaaagaatacATTTGGAATcttgtactaatatttttaaaaaattgtattcattgctttaaaaaaaaatgaacgtTTGATTCATAAGTTGTACTCCTCCATTTGTAGTTTATACGAAGTGGAAAGTTGtgttttatgtataaaaaCGACATGATATATTAAAGTTGAGTAGCTTTTTAATTATGCGAAAAAGCTtctttttatactaataataataacttaTAATGAAAAAACCCAAATACAGATCATTTATGAATTCATCAACTCATAAAGAATTGATAATATCAATACAAAGATTTATGAATGCTTCAAGAATTTGAATGTAGCTCATCATTCAATACAAGACTTGGCCAAAGCTTAAAAAAGTAATAAGCAGAGAAGACTTCCAAACAAGGTTGCAGGCCTTAGTGGAAACTGAAAAGCATAAAGACTAAAGTCGTTAGTTCCattgtttttcatatttttgaagaaacaaaagaatcaTAAATATTCTACTTACCCTAAACATCGATAttcgtatatatagagtccaCTCTCCAATAGCCCATGTGAACTATCATAATACATCCAAAATGcaatcatttttctatttattaatttagctTCATCTCCATTTTCGATGTAATTCCA
This Salvia hispanica cultivar TCC Black 2014 unplaced genomic scaffold, UniMelb_Shisp_WGS_1.0 HiC_scaffold_169, whole genome shotgun sequence DNA region includes the following protein-coding sequences:
- the LOC125198631 gene encoding polyvinylalcohol dehydrogenase-like isoform X1, producing MNMIVLIKNSQLHMAHINHGILLISVICLLQCDISNSLPAGNWANHGGDIFNNRYAEGEKKISPSTAAHLRLKWKFNAGHDITATPAICEGVVYFPSWDGHIFAVRQLDGSLVWKKNLQKLTALNSSTALLARATPTVADDKLIFAIYGPAYVVAVCRATGELIWKQQLDKHPASVITMSGTYHNRAFYVGVSSLEEGSSIENCCTFRGSFAKLDIKTGTILWQTYMLPDNNGRQGDYAGAAIWGSSPSIDERRNHVYIATGNLYSVPQSVEDCQVKQDNQTVPAQPEQCIAPDIHYDSILALDLDSGRIRWFRQLGGYDVWFFACNDPSIPNCPQGPNPDADFGEAPMMLTVNTNGTRKDVVVAVQKSGYAWALDRGNGNILWSTEAGPGGIAGGGTWGAATDTRRVYTNIANSNQQNFTLAPSNNVTTGGGWVAMEAGRGKVLWSTALPDKAPASGPVTIANGVMFAGSTYGTGPVYAVDAASGEILWSYVTGASVYGGFAVSQGCAFVGHGYRRFLNMTAGSFLFAFCIK
- the LOC125198631 gene encoding polyvinylalcohol dehydrogenase-like isoform X2; protein product: MAHINHGILLISVICLLQCDISLQNSLPAGNWANHGGDIFNNRYAEGEKKISPSTAAHLRLKWKFNAGHDITATPAICEGVVYFPSWDGHIFAVRQLDGSLVWKKNLQKLTALNSSTALLARATPTVADDKLIFAIYGPAYVVAVCRATGELIWKQQLDKHPASVITMSGTYHNRAFYVGVSSLEEGSSIENCCTFRGSFAKLDIKTGTILWQTYMLPDNNGRQGDYAGAAIWGSSPSIDERRNHVYIATGNLYSVPQSVEDCQVKQDNQTVPAQPEQCIAPDIHYDSILALDLDSGRIRWFRQLGGYDVWFFACNDPSIPNCPQGPNPDADFGEAPMMLTVNTNGTRKDVVVAVQKSGYAWALDRGNGNILWSTEAGPGGIAGGGTWGAATDTRRVYTNIANSNQQNFTLAPSNNVTTGGGWVAMEAGRGKVLWSTALPDKAPASGPVTIANGVMFAGSTYGTGPVYAVDAASGEILWSYVTGASVYGGFAVSQGCAFVGHGYRRFLNMTAGSFLFAFCIK